The stretch of DNA GCGGCAAGGCGTTGTACGTCGGCATCTCGAACTACTCGCCCGAGCAGACCGAGGCGATGGTCGAGGCGCTCGACGCGCACGGCATCCACCTCCTCATCCACCAGCCCCGCTACTCGATGTTCGACCGTCACATCGAGCGCGGACTGTTCCCCGTGCTCGAGAAGCACGGCGTCGGATCGATCGTCTTCTCGCCGCTCGCGCAGGGCATGCTCACGAACCGGTACCTCGACGGCACGGTGCCCTCCGATTCGCGCGCCGCGACGAGCCGCTTCCTGTCGGAGGACGCGCTCGACGACACGTATCTCTCGCGCGCCCGCGCCCTCGATGAGATCGCGAAGGGCCGCGGCCAGAGCCTCGCGCAGCTCGCCCTCTCGTGGGTGCTGCGGCAGAAGGCCGTCACCTCGGCCCTCATCGGGGCCTCGAGCCCCGAGCAGCTCGATGAGAACCTGAAGGCGCTCGACGCTCCCGCGCTCACGGACGACGAGCTCGCGGCGATCGAGCCGTACGCGGTGGACGGCACGGTCTGACCCGAGTGGGCTACGTCTGGGCGGTTCTCTCGGCGATCCTGTTCGGGATCAACGGAAGTGTCGCGAAGGTCGCGATCGAGGCCGGCATCACGGCGGCGCAGCTCACCTTCTTCCGATCGATCGGCGCGGCCGTACTCTGCGCTGTGGCGCTCCTCATCGTCGATCGCCGAGGATTCCGCCCCGACCGCCGATCCCTGCTCGGGTTCGCCGTGCTCGGTCTCATCGGGGTCGCGGGTGTGCAGTGGCTCTACGCCATGGCGATCTCGCGGCTGCCGGTCGGCATCGCGCTGATGATCGAGTACCTGGGCGTGCCGCTCGTCGCGTTGGCGGCCCTCGTGCTCTTCCGCGAGCGGATCCGACCGCGTCTCTGGGCGGGGATCGCACTCATGCTCGCGGGGCTCGCCGTGGTCGCGCAGGTCTGGGATTCGCGCCTCGACGCGCTCGGGTTAATCTTCGCCGTGCTGGCCGCGGTGGCGCTCGCCGTCTACTTCATCGTCGGCGAACGCGGCGTCCGGTCGTCGTCGCCGCTGGCGGTGGGGTTCTGGTCGATGCTCACGGCCGCGGTGTTCTGGAGCCTGTTCAGCGGCTGGTGGGAAATCGACCCCGCGGTCTTCGGCAGGAGCGTCGCGCTCGAGGGCGTGCCCGGAGTCGAGCCGCCCGTGTGGGTCGCGCTCATCTGGATCGTCGCCCTCGGCTCGTTCGCCCCGTTCGTGCTGAGCTTCCTCGCCCTGCGCACACTCGGCGCGACCCGCGGTGGAGTGCTCGCGTCAGCCGAGGTCGTGTTCGCCTTCGCGGCAGCATGGTTGCTGCTCGGCGAGTCGCTCGATCTGCTGCAGCTGCTCGGCGGCGCGGCGGTGATCGCGGGCATCGTGCTCGCCCAGACGGCACGCCCCGGCACCGCCGTCGACGCGGATCTCGCGCTCCCGCCGCCGACGGATCCGCCACGGCGCGAGCGTGTCGGAGGCTGGTCGTAGCGTCCTCGAGTACCGGATCACACGAGAAGAATCCGATCCCGCTCGAGGAGCCACCCCGTGTCAACGCTCAGCACCGCCAGCCGTTCCTCGCACCCCGTCATCGGCCGGGCCGCCGCAGGGCTCGGCTTCACGCAGCTCAACAACGGTCTCTGGCGGGTCACCCGCGCCGACGGGTCGGTGCTCGGCTACGTCGAGCAGCCCGACGTCGGCAAGGGCGGCGCCTACGTGGCGAAGCGACTCGGCAACGACCGCCGTTCCTTCTTCACCCTCGGCGATTTCCGGTCGTTCTCCGAAGCGCTCGAGTGCCTGCGGTTCTCCTGAGTCCCGGCCGACTCGAGAGGTATAGTCCGGGGCATGCAGTGGTGGAACGACTTCGTGGACTGGTTCTATTCGGACTCGGGTGAGCGGGTGATCCTCGGGGCGGTGGTCCCGTTCGTCGCCATCATCGTCGCCGCGCTGGTCGCCGGAGCGGTCGCTCGGGGTGGCATGAAGCGGCTCATCAGCAGCCGTGATCGCGAGCTGAAGGCCGCCGCGGTCAGCAGCCTCGTCGACGCCGCCCGTCAGGCGTCCACCTGGAACTCGCTCACCCCGCACGAGCAGGCGCTGGCCGACCGTTCCGCCTCGTCGGCCGATGTGCAGCTGCGTCTGCTGCCCATCGCGGGCGCTTCGGTCGCCGCGAACTGGGCTGGCCACGAGATCCGCCAGTTCAAGCGCGCGTCCGCCACCTACTCGGTGCAGTTCGACGCGCCGCTCGCCGAGTTCCGCGACCGCCTGCTCGACTGGCAGCAGCACCCGCGCCGCGCCCGCAAGATCTTCGAAAGCGACCTCGAGCGCTGGAACACGGAGACCTCCCGCGAGGACCGCGAGCTGCAGGAGCAGCAGGACGCCTGGGTCGCCCAGCAGCACGCGCAGAAGTTCACCCCGGCGCCGGCGGCCGCCGACACTCCCCCGAGCCCGCTCCTCGCGACCGCCCCGAGTGCCGCCGAGCAGCCGGCGGCGAGCACGCCGGCCCCGTCGACGGAGTCCACCACTCCCCCGTCGAGGCCGTCGGTTCCGGTGGTCACCGAGTCCCGTTCCGACCACGACGACGAGCCCGGCCAGGTCGAGGCTCCCACCGACGACTCCTACGCTCCCCCGGTGTCGGCGAGCACTGTGCGACGCCGCAACGAGGCCCCAGAAGCCTGAGAGGAAACGAGCTCCGCGCGCGGAGAACGCAGCAGAGGACGGCGAGCGATCGCCGTCCTCTTCTCTTTGCGGGATCGCATCCCTGGTCATGGAGAAGGCCGTCCACGGCCGTCGCGAAATGACGCGGTTGCAGATTCGCCAAAGCAGCGCACCGCGAAGTCGAGTCGCATCGCGACGGCCGCGAGCGGCCTCCTCAGCGACCAGTGAAGGCACGCTCCTTCGTATCGCTTCGCTCAACAGGCGGGCAAAGTCGCGTCCCGGTCATTGAGGAGGCCGTCCACGGCCGTCGCGAAATGACAGAGGTCCCAGACCCGCCAGAGCAGCGGACCGCACAGTTGCGTCGCATCGCGACGGCCGCGAGCGGCCTCCTCAGCGACCAGTGAAAGCGGCGCCCGTTGAGCGCGGCGATACGCAGGCAACCGCTACGGCTCCTTCGTATCGCTTCGCGGGGCGGGCGGAGAGAGTCGAATCCCGGTCATTGAGGAGGCCGTCCACGGCCGTCGCGAAATGACAGAGGTCGCAGATCCGCCGGAGCAGCGACCGCACAGTTGCGTCGCATCGCGACGGCCGCGAGCGGCCTCCTCAGCGACCAGTGAAGGCACGATCCTTCGTATCGCTTCGCTCAACGGGCGGGCAAAGCCGCGTCCCGGTCATTGAGGAGGCCGTCCACGGCCGTCGCGAAATGACATGAGTCGCCGATCCGCCGCACTGGCGCATCAGAAGTTCCTGTCGCATGGCGACGGCCGCGGGCGGCCTCCTTCGCGACCAATAGACCTGCCGGTTCGCTCTGCGCGAGCACACATAGCTCGGCTATATAGCTGAGCTATGATTGTCGTTCGTGAACGAGACAAACGACACCATCGAATCCCTCATCGTCTCGGCCTACCGTCTCACTCGCGTCGCGACGCAGAGCACCGGAGACCAGACCTCCCCCGCCGTCTGGCGGACCCTGTCGATCCTCACGCAGGACGGCCCCATGCGCCTCGGTCAGCTCGCCACCGCGAGCCGGGTCGCGCAGCCCACCATGACGAAGATCGTGCAGAACCTCGCCTCCGACGACTGGGTGCTGCGCATCGCCGACGTCGAGGACGCCCGCTCGTGGCTGATCGACATCTCCCCGAAGGGCCGGCAGAAGCTCGCCGACTGGCGCGTGCGCGTCACGCAGGCCGCCGAGCCGCTGTTCGACGACCTGACCGCCGGCGAGTGGAGCACGTTGCGCGACGCCGCCGCGATCCTGCAGAGCCGCCTCGTCAGCCAGGCGGTCGCGGCGTGAGCGCCGGCGCCTCGTCCTCGCAGATCTTCCGTCAGCCCCGCACCGTGTGGGCGGTCGCGTTCGCAAGCGTGGTCGCCTTCATGGGCATCGGACTCGTCGACCCGATCCTCCCGAAGATCGCGGCGGATCTCGACGCGACACCGACCGAGACGGAACTGCTGTTCACGAGCTACCTGCTGATCACCGGTCTCGCCATGCTCGTGACGAGCTGGGTCTCGTCCCGCATCGGCGCGAAGCGCACCCTGCTGGTCGGACTCGCCCTCATCGTCCTGTTCGCCGCGCTGGCAGCACTCAGCGGCAACGTGGAGATGGTGATCGGCTTCCGCGCCGGATGGGGACTCGGCAACGCCCTGTTCATCTCCACCGCACTCGCCACCATCGTCGGCGTCGCCACCGGTGGGACCGCGTCGGCGATCATCCTCTACGAAGCGGCGCTCGGTCTCGGCATCGCCATCGGTCCGCTGCTCGGCGGGCTGCTCGGCAGCATCAGCTGGCGCGGCCCGTTCTTCGGCACCGCAGCGCTGATGGCGGTCGGCTTCATCGCGATCCTCACCCTGCTGCGAAGCGAGAAGACCGAGAAGCCCACCCCGATCCCGTTCACCGCCCCGTTCCGGGCACTGCGCCAGCCCGCGCTGGCCGCGCTGGCCGCGACGGCGTTCCTCTACAACATCGGGTTCTTCATCCTGCTGGCCTACACGCCGTTCCCGCTCGGCTTCGACGCGCTCGGCATCGGCTTCACCTTCTTCGGTTGGGGCGTCGGACTCGCCATCACCTCGGTGTGGGTCGCGCCGATCCTCACGAGCCGGTTGCCGCGGACGACGGTGATCGCCATCGCGCTGCTCGTGCTCGCACTCGACCTCGTGTTCGCGGCCTTCGCGATCGCCTCCCCCGCCGCGCTGGTCGTGGCGGTCGTGGTGGGCGGACTCGTGCTCGGCGTCCTCAACACGGTGCTGACCGAGAGCGTGATGGAGGCGACGGACCTGCCGCGGTCAGTGGCGTCGTCCTCGTACTCCGCGGTGCGGTTCATCGGCGGCGCCGTCGCCCCACCGCTCGCCACCCTCCTCGCCGACACCGTGGCCGCCTCCACGCCGTACTTCGTCGCCGCCGTCGCCGTGCTGGCCGCCACCCTCGTCGTCCTGCTCTCGCGCCGCGCGCTCGCCCGAGTGAATGGCGGCGTCGAGCCTCCTCGCGTCGAGGCCCAGGCGATCGCTCTCGGCGACGCCTGATCCGATCGGTCGCGGTATACGGGCCGCGACCGATCTCATCCCTGCGGCCGATCTGCGCTCGAGACCCCGCGGCTAGGCTCGCCAGTCGTGACCGAGAAGCCCGTCGCCGCCTCAGGGGCCGCCTCCGCCTCGACGGGCGCGTTCTACCGCTTCCTCGCAGCGCATCCCCGCCTCGTCGACGCGGTCATCGCGAGTGCGGTGCTGTTCTTCACCGGGATGCCGTACCTCATCGTCGCGGCGGTCTCCATCGTCACCGGCTCGCCGGATGCTCCCGGCGAGCTCTTCGTGCTCGCCATCGAGCTCGCGCTCGTGGTGCCGCTGTTCTGGCGCCGCACCCATCCGGTCATCGCCGCCGCCGTCATGCTGGTGCCGTGCCTGATCCAGCTGATCTGGGACGTCGAGATCGTCGCCGGTCAGGTGGCGGTGCTGATCATCATCGCCGCCCTCGCCGGCTACGCGCCGCGATGGGCGTCCCGCGGCGGGTTGGCGCTCGCGCTCGTCGGCATCCTCCTGCTGGCGATCCGCACCTCCGGCTTCTCCAGCCAGGGCGGCCACCCCTGGATCGGCCTCGTGATCTTCACCGTGCTCGGCTGGTCGCTCGTGGGAGTGGCGTGGTTGACCGGCGACCAGACCCGCTCACGCCGGGTCGAGCGCGCCGCGCTCGCCGACCGCGCGGATCGGATCGAGCGGGAACGCGACCGCGAACTGAAGCTCGCCGCCGCCGACGAGCGCGCGCACATCGCTCGCGAGATGCACGACATCGTCGCGCACTCGCTCTCGATCATCGTCACGCAGGCCGACGGCGCACGGTACGCGGCACCGCCCGCCGCGGGTCCGGTGCTGCCCGCGCTCGAGGCGATCGCCGAGACCGCCCGCACCTCGCTCTCCGACATGCGGCGCCTGCTCGGCGTCTTCCGCGCCGACGAGGACGCCCCGACGGCGCCGTCGCCGCGGGTCGCCGAGATCCCCGCGCTGCTCGACGCCGTGCGCGCCTCGGGGCTCGCGGTGCGCTTCACCACATCGGGCGAGCGGAATCGACCAGAGCTGCCGATGGGTGCCGAGCTCGTGCTCTACCGGGTGATCCAGGAATCGCTCACCAACGTGCTGAAGCATGCCGGTGGCGGCGCTCATGCGGAGGTTGACCTCGCGTGGGGCGCCCGAGAGGTCGTCGTCAGCGTGTCGGACAACGGGCGCGGCATGGCCGCAGAGCAGCACGACCCCGGACACGGCCTCCACGGCATGCGCGAGCGACTCGCGCTCTACGGCGGAGGACTCGCGGTCGGTGAGTCGCCCGCCGGCGGGGTCTCGGTGCGGGCGTCGCTGCCCTACGAACGGGAGCTCGGAACATGACGGAAGCGCACAGCGAGACCCCCACCATCCGAGTGGCGGTGGTCGACGACCAAGCCCTCGTGCGCGGCGGGCTCTCGATGCTGATCGCGTCGCAGCCCGACATGACGGTGGCCGTCGAGGCGTCCGACGGGCAGGAAGCGCTCGACATTCTGACCCGGACACCCGTCGACGTAGTGCTCATGGATGTCCGCATGCCGCGCGTCGATGGCCTCGAAGCGACGCGGCGACTGCTCGACGGGCGCGCCGACGGACCCAAAGTGGTCATGCTCACCACGTTCGACCTGGACGAGTACGTGCTCGCCGCCATCCGGGTCGGCGCGAGCGGCTTCCTGTTGAAGGACGCGCGTCCGGAGCAGCTGCTCGAGGCCGTTCGCACCGTCGCGCGTGGCGACGCCGTCATCGCCCCCTCGATGACCCGCAGGCTGCTCGACCACGTCGCCCCGCTCATCGCCGCAGAGCCCGCGGTGGTGAGCGACGCCGCACGCCTCGTCGCCACCCTCACCGAGCGGGAGCGCGACGTGTTCCTGCTGATCGCCGCGGCGCGATCGAACGCCGAGATCGCCTCCGACCTCTTCCTCTCCGAGGCGACGGTGAAGACGCATGTCGCGCACATCCTCACCAAGCTCGGCGCCCGCGACCGGGTGCAGGCGGTCGTGGTCGCCTACGAGGCCGGCGTGGTCGGGCCGAGTTCATCTCATCCGAAGGGATGACATCGCGCCGGTCAGTGGGCGCCGATCTCGCCCGCCGGGCCGATTCGACGGCGGCAGGCCGTTCGTAGCGTTGAGGGCATGCCGAACAACACACCAGCCCTCTCCGCCGCGTCCGCCGTCGGCGTCACCAAGGTCTTCGGATCCGGGGACGGCGCCGTGCACGCCCTCCGCGGCGTCGACCTCGAGATCAGCCGCGGCCGCGTCACCGCCATCATGGGGCAGTCCGGGTCGGGCAAGTCGACGCTCCTGCAGGTGATGGCGGGGCTCGAGCCGCCGACCGAGGGTCGGGTGCTGCTCGGCGACGAGGTCATCAGCGCGATGGGCGACGAGCAGCTCACCCGCCTCCGCCGCACCCGGATGGGCTTCGTCTTCCAGTCGTTCAACCTGCTGCCCGCCCTCGACGCCCTCGAGAACATCCGGCTGCCCTTCCTGCTCGCCGGCCGCTCCGTCGATCGCGACACGGAAGCCTGGATCCAGCTGCTCGTCGACCGGCTCGGCCTGCGCGAGCGGGTCACGCACCGCCCGCAGCAGCTGTCGGGCGGCCAGCAGCAGAGGGTCGCGATCGCGCGGGCCCTCGCGACCCGACCCGACGTGCTGTTCGCCGACGAACCGACCGGAAGCCTCGACAGCGCGTCGAGCCGCGACGTGCTCGACCTCCTCCGCACCGCGTCGGCCGAATGGGGGCAGACCGTCGTGCTCGTCACTCACGACCCCGTCGCCGCGAGCACCGCCGACCGCATCGTGCGCATGGCAGACGGCCGCATCGTCGACGACTGGGATGGCGGCACCGCCGAGCAGATCGCGGAGCGCATGCTCGAGGGGAGCATCCGATGAAGATCTGGGCTCTTCGCGAACTGCGCGAATCGGCCGGACGCTACTCGGCGAGCGTCGCCGTGGTCGCGGTCGTCTCGGCGTTCGCCGTGCTGCTCCTCGAGACGATCGCGGTCTTCGGCGCTGCACTGCGTCAGGCCGGATTCGACGGGGTCGAATCGGTGCAGGCGGGCCTCCTGAGCGTCGGGGTCGTCTTCCTCGGCATCGCCGTGCTCGTCGCCGCGATCGTCATCAGCAACACGTTCTCGATGGTCTACGCCGGTAGGGTGCGCGACATCGCGCTGTTGCGCCTCGTCGGCGCGACCGGCGCTCAGGTGCGCCGCACATCGCTGCTCGACGGCGCCGCGGTCGGTCTCGCCGGCGCCGTGCTCGGCATCGCCGCGGGCGCTCTGCTGAGCATCGCCGGCATCTCCGCGATCAATGCGTCGGCCGGCGCAGAACTCGCATTCCTGATCGAGCCGCAGATCGTGCTCGTGCCGCTGCTTGGCTCGCTGCTGGCGACCATCGGCGCGTCCTACGCGGGATCGCGCACCGTCTCACGCGTCGCTCCGGGCGAGGCGGGACGCTCGATGCCCGAAGGGCAACGCATCCCGGAGCGGGCGTCGCGGGTCCGCGTCGTCGTCGGCATCGTGCTCTTCGCGCTCGGCACCGGTCTGCTGCTGCTCGGGGTCGCCGTCGGAGCGGTGTCGCCGTTCGGCATCCTCGTCGCCTTCCCCGGCGGGGTGCTGTCGATCATCGGCGTGATCGTCGGAGCACCGGTGCTGCTGCCGCCGGTACTCGCCCTCGGCGCTCGGCTGATGCCGCGCGGCGCGGCCGCACGGCTCGCCGGAGCGAACCTCCGCCACGACCCGGTCCGCACCGCGCGAACCGTTCTCGCGATGGTGATCGGCGTCACCCTGCTGACCATGTTCACGGTCGCCGGTCAGATGTTCATCGCCTCGACGCGCGACTACCTCGGCGACGAGGCGGCCGGGGTGTCGGAGGTCATCGACGGGTTGCTCACCGCCGTGTACGTGTTGACCTCGTTCTCGGTGATCGTCGCCGCGATCGGCCTCGGCAGCACCTTGTCGATGTCGGTGCTGCAGCGGCGACGCGAACTCGGAGTGCTGCGCGCCCTCGGGCTCACGACCCGTCAGTCGCGCGGAATGCTGCTGGCCGAGAGCCTGCTCATCTCGGCGGTCGGCATCGTCGTCGGACTCGCCCTGGGCATCGGCTACGGCTTCGTCGGCGCGAACTCGGTGCTCGGATCGCAGTCGTTCCAACTGCCGAGCGTGCCGCCGCCGTTCCTGCTCGCAGTGATCGCAGGCGGCCTGGCCTTCGGCGCCATCGCGTCGCTCGCCCCCGGAGTGCGCGCGAGCCGCATACCGCCGGCCGAGGCCCTGCGCGAGGCCTGAGTGCCCCGAGCAGGACTCGAACCTGCAACCTACGGATTAGAAGGCCGTTGCTCTATCCATTGAGCTATCGGGGCGCGGTTCCCGATTCTACCGAGAGGCCGTCGGCACCTTCGTGCCGGCGGCCTTTCGGCGTGCCCGGGACGGAGCTCAGACCGCCGCGAGCTCTCCGCGCACGATCTCGGCACCCGCACTCAGAGCGGTCAGCTTGCCGAGCGCGACGTTCCTCGGCAACGGAGCCATGCCGCAGTTGGTGCTCGGGATGAGCTTGTCGGCGTCGACGAACTCGAGTGCCCTGCGGAGGGTGTCGGCGACCTCGTCAGGCGTCTCGACCGCCTCGGTCGCCACGTCGATGGCTCCGAGCATGACTTTCTTGCCGCGGATGAGCTCGATCAGATCCATCGGCACATGGGAGTGCTGGCATTCGAGCGACACGATGTCGATGCTCGACCGCTGCAGCAGCGGGAACGACTGCTCGTACTGCCGCCACTCCGCCCCGAGGGTCGCCTTCCAGTCGGTGTTGGCCTTGATCCCGTAGCCGTAGCAGATGTGCACCGCAGTCTCGGCCCGCAGGCCTTCGGCCGCCCGCTCCAGGGTTGCGACCCCCCAGTCGCGCACGTCGTCGTGGAAGACGTTGAACGCGGGCTCGTCGAACTGGATGATGTCGACGCCCGCCGCCTCGAGCTCCCGCGCCTCCTCGTTGAGGATCGTCGCGAACTCCCACGCCAGTTTCTCGCGGCTCTTGTAGTGCCGGTCGTAGAGCGTGTCGATCATCGTCATCGGTCCGGGCAGCGCCCATTTGATCGGCTGGTCGGTCTGGGCGCGGAGGAACTTCGCGTCATCGACGAAGACGGGCCTGTCCCGCCCGACGGCACCGACGACGGTCGGCACGCTCGCGTCGTACCGGTCGCGGATGCGCACCGTCTCCCGCTGCTCGAAGTCGACCCCGCTGAGGTGCTCGATGAACGTCGTCACGAAGTGCTGCCGGGTCTGCTCGCCATCGCTCACGATGTCGATGCCGCGCACTCGCTGCTCCTGCACGGCGATGCGCAGAGCATCCTGCTTGCCTTCGACGAGCGCATCCCCGTCGAGCTTCCAGGGAGACCAGAGCTTCTCGGGCTCCGCGAGCCACGAGGGCTTCGGAAGGCTGCCGGCGGTCGAGGTGGGAAGAAGAGGAGGCATGCTCGAAGTTCCTCGGGTCGGGAAGCGGGCGGGAGTCGGACGGTCGGTCGGGGTCAACGGACGGCCGCTGAGTAGTCGGCGGCCCACCGCCGCAGCACGTCCCCGTGCGGCGTGATGAAGTGCTCGTCGGTGAACGCGCCCTGCGTGACCGCGAGCCGGCTCCGCTCCTCGCGGTCGTAGATGATCTTGGTGAGCGAGTAGTCCTGCTGGGTGAGACTCGGCCGATAGATGCTCGCGGCTGCCGAATTGGCGTTGTAAATCTCGGGCCGGTAGATCTTTTGGAACGACTCCATCGTGCTGATGGTGCCGATGAGCTGCAGGTCCGAGTAGTCGCTCAGCAGGTCGCCCCGGAAGTACAAGGCGAGCGGCGCCTTGCCGCCCGGCGGCATGAAGTAGCGGACCTGCAGCCCCATCCGCCCGAAGTACGCGTCGGTCAGCGAGGCGTCGCCGTCCTGCACGTACTCGACGCCGAGGACCGGGTGGCGGTGCTCCGTCTGGCGGTAGGTCCTGCTCGTCGAGACGCTGATGCAGATGACGGGCGAGGCGGCGAAGCGTTCGCGGTACGCGTCCGAGTCGAGGAAGTGTTGGAACAGCTTGCCGTGCAGATCCCCGAAATCGTCGGGGATCGAGGGCCCGGCGCCGCCGCTCACCGATGGCAGCAGGACGCTGAAGTCGTAGTCGCGGACATAGGAGGAGAAGTTGTTGCCGACGATTCCAGGATGATGCTCCCCTGTGGCGCGGTCGACGATCTCGACGTCGAGCACCTCGATCAGGGGGAACTCGCGATCCTCGCCCTCTGCGTCGAAACGCAGTTCCACGGAGACGATCTCGAGCTCGACGGCGTACCGGTCGCCGTCCGGATTGTCCTCCCGGGCAAGGTCGTTGAAGCGTCGATCGATCATCGTCAGAGCGTTGCGGAGGTTCTCCTGACGCTGATCTCCGCGGGCGAGGTTGGCGAAGTTCGTGGTGGCCCGCGAGCTCTCCGACGGCGCGTAGTCCTCG from Herbiconiux sp. L3-i23 encodes:
- the mgrA gene encoding L-glyceraldehyde 3-phosphate reductase — encoded protein: MSYVAADDRYSTLDYRRTGRSGLLLPPLSLGLWHNFGDERSSGSQRAILRRAFDRGVTHFDLANNYGPPPGSAETNFGRALATDFASYRDELVISTKAGYDMWDGPYGDWGSRKYLLSSLDASLGRMGLDYVDIFYHHRPDPETPIEETAGALASAVTSGKALYVGISNYSPEQTEAMVEALDAHGIHLLIHQPRYSMFDRHIERGLFPVLEKHGVGSIVFSPLAQGMLTNRYLDGTVPSDSRAATSRFLSEDALDDTYLSRARALDEIAKGRGQSLAQLALSWVLRQKAVTSALIGASSPEQLDENLKALDAPALTDDELAAIEPYAVDGTV
- a CDS encoding DMT family transporter; translation: MGYVWAVLSAILFGINGSVAKVAIEAGITAAQLTFFRSIGAAVLCAVALLIVDRRGFRPDRRSLLGFAVLGLIGVAGVQWLYAMAISRLPVGIALMIEYLGVPLVALAALVLFRERIRPRLWAGIALMLAGLAVVAQVWDSRLDALGLIFAVLAAVALAVYFIVGERGVRSSSPLAVGFWSMLTAAVFWSLFSGWWEIDPAVFGRSVALEGVPGVEPPVWVALIWIVALGSFAPFVLSFLALRTLGATRGGVLASAEVVFAFAAAWLLLGESLDLLQLLGGAAVIAGIVLAQTARPGTAVDADLALPPPTDPPRRERVGGWS
- a CDS encoding MarR family winged helix-turn-helix transcriptional regulator; translated protein: MNETNDTIESLIVSAYRLTRVATQSTGDQTSPAVWRTLSILTQDGPMRLGQLATASRVAQPTMTKIVQNLASDDWVLRIADVEDARSWLIDISPKGRQKLADWRVRVTQAAEPLFDDLTAGEWSTLRDAAAILQSRLVSQAVAA
- a CDS encoding MFS transporter gives rise to the protein MSAGASSSQIFRQPRTVWAVAFASVVAFMGIGLVDPILPKIAADLDATPTETELLFTSYLLITGLAMLVTSWVSSRIGAKRTLLVGLALIVLFAALAALSGNVEMVIGFRAGWGLGNALFISTALATIVGVATGGTASAIILYEAALGLGIAIGPLLGGLLGSISWRGPFFGTAALMAVGFIAILTLLRSEKTEKPTPIPFTAPFRALRQPALAALAATAFLYNIGFFILLAYTPFPLGFDALGIGFTFFGWGVGLAITSVWVAPILTSRLPRTTVIAIALLVLALDLVFAAFAIASPAALVVAVVVGGLVLGVLNTVLTESVMEATDLPRSVASSSYSAVRFIGGAVAPPLATLLADTVAASTPYFVAAVAVLAATLVVLLSRRALARVNGGVEPPRVEAQAIALGDA
- a CDS encoding sensor histidine kinase; the protein is MTEKPVAASGAASASTGAFYRFLAAHPRLVDAVIASAVLFFTGMPYLIVAAVSIVTGSPDAPGELFVLAIELALVVPLFWRRTHPVIAAAVMLVPCLIQLIWDVEIVAGQVAVLIIIAALAGYAPRWASRGGLALALVGILLLAIRTSGFSSQGGHPWIGLVIFTVLGWSLVGVAWLTGDQTRSRRVERAALADRADRIERERDRELKLAAADERAHIAREMHDIVAHSLSIIVTQADGARYAAPPAAGPVLPALEAIAETARTSLSDMRRLLGVFRADEDAPTAPSPRVAEIPALLDAVRASGLAVRFTTSGERNRPELPMGAELVLYRVIQESLTNVLKHAGGGAHAEVDLAWGAREVVVSVSDNGRGMAAEQHDPGHGLHGMRERLALYGGGLAVGESPAGGVSVRASLPYERELGT
- a CDS encoding response regulator transcription factor; this encodes MTEAHSETPTIRVAVVDDQALVRGGLSMLIASQPDMTVAVEASDGQEALDILTRTPVDVVLMDVRMPRVDGLEATRRLLDGRADGPKVVMLTTFDLDEYVLAAIRVGASGFLLKDARPEQLLEAVRTVARGDAVIAPSMTRRLLDHVAPLIAAEPAVVSDAARLVATLTERERDVFLLIAAARSNAEIASDLFLSEATVKTHVAHILTKLGARDRVQAVVVAYEAGVVGPSSSHPKG
- a CDS encoding ABC transporter ATP-binding protein, producing MPNNTPALSAASAVGVTKVFGSGDGAVHALRGVDLEISRGRVTAIMGQSGSGKSTLLQVMAGLEPPTEGRVLLGDEVISAMGDEQLTRLRRTRMGFVFQSFNLLPALDALENIRLPFLLAGRSVDRDTEAWIQLLVDRLGLRERVTHRPQQLSGGQQQRVAIARALATRPDVLFADEPTGSLDSASSRDVLDLLRTASAEWGQTVVLVTHDPVAASTADRIVRMADGRIVDDWDGGTAEQIAERMLEGSIR
- a CDS encoding FtsX-like permease family protein, with the translated sequence MKIWALRELRESAGRYSASVAVVAVVSAFAVLLLETIAVFGAALRQAGFDGVESVQAGLLSVGVVFLGIAVLVAAIVISNTFSMVYAGRVRDIALLRLVGATGAQVRRTSLLDGAAVGLAGAVLGIAAGALLSIAGISAINASAGAELAFLIEPQIVLVPLLGSLLATIGASYAGSRTVSRVAPGEAGRSMPEGQRIPERASRVRVVVGIVLFALGTGLLLLGVAVGAVSPFGILVAFPGGVLSIIGVIVGAPVLLPPVLALGARLMPRGAAARLAGANLRHDPVRTARTVLAMVIGVTLLTMFTVAGQMFIASTRDYLGDEAAGVSEVIDGLLTAVYVLTSFSVIVAAIGLGSTLSMSVLQRRRELGVLRALGLTTRQSRGMLLAESLLISAVGIVVGLALGIGYGFVGANSVLGSQSFQLPSVPPPFLLAVIAGGLAFGAIASLAPGVRASRIPPAEALREA
- a CDS encoding methionine synthase; protein product: MPPLLPTSTAGSLPKPSWLAEPEKLWSPWKLDGDALVEGKQDALRIAVQEQRVRGIDIVSDGEQTRQHFVTTFIEHLSGVDFEQRETVRIRDRYDASVPTVVGAVGRDRPVFVDDAKFLRAQTDQPIKWALPGPMTMIDTLYDRHYKSREKLAWEFATILNEEARELEAAGVDIIQFDEPAFNVFHDDVRDWGVATLERAAEGLRAETAVHICYGYGIKANTDWKATLGAEWRQYEQSFPLLQRSSIDIVSLECQHSHVPMDLIELIRGKKVMLGAIDVATEAVETPDEVADTLRRALEFVDADKLIPSTNCGMAPLPRNVALGKLTALSAGAEIVRGELAAV
- a CDS encoding putative oxygenase MesX is translated as MANEFTYRITTTAFDEDYAPSESSRATTNFANLARGDQRQENLRNALTMIDRRFNDLAREDNPDGDRYAVELEIVSVELRFDAEGEDREFPLIEVLDVEIVDRATGEHHPGIVGNNFSSYVRDYDFSVLLPSVSGGAGPSIPDDFGDLHGKLFQHFLDSDAYRERFAASPVICISVSTSRTYRQTEHRHPVLGVEYVQDGDASLTDAYFGRMGLQVRYFMPPGGKAPLALYFRGDLLSDYSDLQLIGTISTMESFQKIYRPEIYNANSAAASIYRPSLTQQDYSLTKIIYDREERSRLAVTQGAFTDEHFITPHGDVLRRWAADYSAAVR